The Rhodopirellula islandica sequence CGGCGATCCTGTTTTCGGGCATCGTGACTGGTCGTTCTCCCACGCAGGGACACAGGAATCTTGTCCGCTCCCGCCCCGCCTGAATCCATGGATGCCGTCGATCACGCGGCCATTTCCGTCGATCGATTGAAAAAATCGTATCGTCGTGGGGGCAAGGTACACGCCGCGCTCAGTGGGGTGACGTTCCAGCTTCGGCGAGGCGAACGCTTGGCTTACCTGGGCCCCAATGGAGCCGGCAAGACCACCATGATTCGCTGTCTTTCGGGGCGAGCCAAGCCGGATTCGGGCAGCATCACGATGCTGGGCGAGCCCATTGAGGCCGCGTTTGTTCGCGATTCATTGGGTTTGGTGCCGCAAGAAATCGCTTTGTATGAAGACCTGACAACGACCGAGAACTTGGCTGCGTTCGGGCGGTTTCACGGGCTGCGTGGTCGGGTGCTACGAGACAAAATTCAGTGGGGATTGCAGTGGACCGGGCTGGCGGATCGAGCCCATGATTTGGTCGGCACATTTTCGGGCGGGATGAAGCGACGTGTGAACTTGGCCTGTGGCGTGTTGCACGAACCCGAAGTGCTGTTGCTGGATGAGCCCACCGTGGGGGTGGACCCACAAAGCCGCCAGCGGATCTTCGCGATGTTGGCGGAACTGAACGCGGAAGGCACATCGGTTTTGTTGACGACCCATCACTTGGACGAAGCCGAAAGTCAGTGCGACCGAATCGTGATTGTCGATCATGGCCAAGTTGTCGCGACGGGCACGTTTGAAGAATTGGTTCGCCAGACCATTGGGGGTGATCGCGAGGTGACCATTCGCTTGGATCAACCACTGCGTGGACATGGGAACGAACCGTTGGCCTTGGCTGGTTTGAGCGTCACCGCTCGGCCAGGTGAAAACGTGGTGAGCACCAAGATGGCGGAGGTCGCGATGGGATTGCCACGATTGATCGACGCGCTCAGCCAAGCGAGTTACGGCGTGCAAGATGTGGAGGTCCAGTCACCGACGCTGCATCACGTGTTTTTGCATCTGACCGGCCATGCACTGCGGGATTGAACATGGTCTGGAAAGTCATTGAAATTCATTTGCGTCGTTTGCGTCACAACCGCATCGAGTGGTTGCTGACGTTCGTGGTGCCGATCGCGTTCTTCAGTATCTTTGCGTTGATTTTCTCTCGCGGTGTGGGAGGCACGCCTCGTGTGAAGGTGGCTTTGATTCGCGAGGCGGGTGCGAATTCGGAGGTGGAAACAGGTTCCACGTCGCTGGCTTCGATGCAGTGCGATCAAGTGATTCAGACGCTTCGTGAAAGCGAAGGGCTGCGGCTGGTTCAGGACAGCGGCGAAAACCCGGCGCTGGATCGAGCTGCGGGAGAAGACTTGGTGCGGCGAGGTTCCGCAACGATCGCGATCGTGCTGAACGAAGGTGGCGAGGAGTTGTCTGCGGAATTGCTCAATGACGCCTCCGATCAAGTTGCCAGCCAAGTGGTTTCGGCGTTGGTGATGCGAGCAATGTTGATGGCCAAAGCGGGCCAGCGCCAAGGCAACTTCGGACCGGATGGGTTGCAGCGAACCAGCCCGGCGACTGCCGCGGCAACAACAGCGGATGAAAACGCAACCGGTGAAACAGTTGGTGTGAAACAAGCCCGGTTTGAACAGTTCGTGCAAACTGCTGCGATTGAAAGTGCCGGCGACGATTCCAGCTTAGGAACTTTTTCGAGACAACCGGATTCCTTAGCGGAGAGGCGCAAGCCGCCCGGTGGCGTGATACCGGAGGGCTCGCGCCCTTCCGCTACCAACGAGATTGGGGACCGTTCTTTGGCTGAACCGGATCGCCCTGCTGCCGAGGCGACGCTGGGACCGCCAGAAGTGACCGTGGTCAACGTGATGGGCGAGGACAAAACCAACCCCGTGATCAGCGTTTACGCGGCAGGCATCGCGGTGATGTTCTTGTTGTTTGGCGCGACCAGTGGTGGTGGCGTGCTGTTGGAGGAACGAGAGAATCAAACGTTGGAACGATTGCTATCGACCCAAATGACGATGGACCATTTGCTGCTCGGCAAGTGGTTTTACTTGACGTTGCTGGGATGCGTGCAGGTCACGGTGATGTTCGTGTGGGCTCAGCTGGTGTTTGGGTTGGACTTGATCGGCAACCTGGATGGGTTTGTGATGATGACGCTGGTCACTTCCGCCGCGGCGGCCTCGTTTGGTTTGTTTTTGGCAACGCTGTGCAAGACACGCGGGCAGCTCAATGGGCTGTCGGTGGTCGCGGTGCTGACGATGAGCGCGCTGGGTGGATCGATGGTTCCGCGTTACGTGATGAGCGAAGGTTTGCGAGAAGCCGGCCTGTGGACCTTCAACGCTTGGGCGCTCGATGGGTACGACAAAGTCTTTTGGCGTGAGTTGCCACCCAGTGCGCTGCAGCCGCAACTCGCCGTGCTGATGGCGACCGCATTTGGGTTGCTGGTTCTGGCCCGTTTGCTAGCAATTCGCTGGGAAAC is a genomic window containing:
- a CDS encoding ABC transporter ATP-binding protein; amino-acid sequence: MSAPAPPESMDAVDHAAISVDRLKKSYRRGGKVHAALSGVTFQLRRGERLAYLGPNGAGKTTMIRCLSGRAKPDSGSITMLGEPIEAAFVRDSLGLVPQEIALYEDLTTTENLAAFGRFHGLRGRVLRDKIQWGLQWTGLADRAHDLVGTFSGGMKRRVNLACGVLHEPEVLLLDEPTVGVDPQSRQRIFAMLAELNAEGTSVLLTTHHLDEAESQCDRIVIVDHGQVVATGTFEELVRQTIGGDREVTIRLDQPLRGHGNEPLALAGLSVTARPGENVVSTKMAEVAMGLPRLIDALSQASYGVQDVEVQSPTLHHVFLHLTGHALRD
- a CDS encoding ABC transporter permease translates to MVWKVIEIHLRRLRHNRIEWLLTFVVPIAFFSIFALIFSRGVGGTPRVKVALIREAGANSEVETGSTSLASMQCDQVIQTLRESEGLRLVQDSGENPALDRAAGEDLVRRGSATIAIVLNEGGEELSAELLNDASDQVASQVVSALVMRAMLMAKAGQRQGNFGPDGLQRTSPATAAATTADENATGETVGVKQARFEQFVQTAAIESAGDDSSLGTFSRQPDSLAERRKPPGGVIPEGSRPSATNEIGDRSLAEPDRPAAEATLGPPEVTVVNVMGEDKTNPVISVYAAGIAVMFLLFGATSGGGVLLEERENQTLERLLSTQMTMDHLLLGKWFYLTLLGCVQVTVMFVWAQLVFGLDLIGNLDGFVMMTLVTSAAAASFGLFLATLCKTRGQLNGLSVVAVLTMSALGGSMVPRYVMSEGLREAGLWTFNAWALDGYDKVFWRELPPSALQPQLAVLMATAFGLLVLARLLAIRWETS